A genomic window from Glycine max cultivar Williams 82 chromosome 17, Glycine_max_v4.0, whole genome shotgun sequence includes:
- the LOC100796139 gene encoding exocyst complex component EXO70A1, protein MEASRIENLIRAKKSLKISLEKSKSVGLALEKAGPRLDEIRVRLPSLGSAVRPIRAEKDALAAVGGHINRAVGPAAAVLKVFDAVHGLEKSLLSDPRTDLAGYLSVLKRLQEALRFLGDNCGLAIQWLEDIVEYLEDNSVADKVYLANLKKELKNLRESQHGELDGGLLDAALGKLEDEFRLLLSENSVPLPMASASGDQACIAPSPLPVSVVHKLQAILGRLIANDRLDRCVGIYVEVRSSNVRASLQALNLDYLEISLSEFNDVQSIEGYIAQWGKHLEFAVKHLFEAEYKLCNDVFERIGLDVWMGCFSKIAAQAGILAFLQFGKTVTESKKDPIKLLKLLDIFASLNKLRLDFNRLFGGAPCVEIQNLTRDLIKSVIDGAAEIFWELLVQVELQRPNPPPMDGNVPRLVSFITDYCNKLLGDDYKPILTQVLIIHRSWKRQSFQEKLLVNEILNIVKAVEQNVETWIKAYDDPILSNFFAMNNHWHLCKHLKGTKLGELLGDSWLREHEQYKDYYSTIFLRDSWGKLPGHLSREGLILFSGGRATARDLVKKRLKKFNEVFDEMYAKQTSWIMPERDLREKTCQLIVQAVVPVYRSYMQNYGPLVEQDASSTKYAKYTVQKLEEMLLCLYRPRPVRHGSLRSSTFSAKYGNGVPDLRRTASAVV, encoded by the coding sequence ATGGAAGCTTCTAGAATAGAGAATTTGATTAGAGCCAAGAAATCATTGAAGATAAGCTTAGAGAAATCAAAATCGGTAGGTTTAGCATTAGAGAAGGCGGGGCCGAGGttagatgaaattagggtgAGGCTTCCGTCGCTGGGATCGGCAGTGCGGCCGATTCGCGCCGAGAAGGACGCCCTCGCGGCGGTCGGCGGCCACATCAACCGTGCGGTGGGCCCCGCTGCAGCGGTGCTCAAGGTTTTCGACGCCGTCCACGGCCTCGAAAAGTCACTCCTGTCGGATCCCCGGACCGACCTGGCCGGATACTTGTCGGTGCTGAAGCGCCTCCAGGAGGCTCTGAGGTTCCTGGGAGACAATTGTGGGCTGGCCATACAGTGGTTGGAAGATATAGTTGAGTATTTGGAGGACAATTCTGTTGCTGATAAGGTTTATCTTGCGAATTTGAAGAAGGAGTTGAAGAATCTTCGCGAGTCGCAGCACGGGGAGCTTGATGGAGGGTTGCTGGATGCTGCATTGGGTAAATTGGAGGATGAGTTTAGGTTGCTGTTGAGTGAGAATAGTGTGCCGTTGCCTATGGCGTCCGCGAGCGGGGATCAGGCGTGCATTGCGCCATCACCATTGCCGGTGTCGGTTGTTCACAAGCTGCAGGCGATTCTCGGGAGGTTGATTGCCAATGACAGGCTGGATAGGTGTGTGGGGATTTATGTTGAGGTGAGGAGTTCGAATGTGAGGGCGAGTTTGCAGGCGCTGAATTTGGATTACCTTGAGATTTCTTTGTCGGAGTTTAATGATGTGCAGAGCATTGAGGGGTATATTGCTCAGTGGGGGAAGCATTTGGAGTTCGCAGTGAAGCACTTGTTTGAGGCCGAGTATAAGCTTTGCAATGATGTGTTTGAGAGGATTGGGTTGGATGTGTGGATGGGTTGCTTTTCAAAGATTGCTGCACAGGCTGGTATACTCGCTTTTCTTCAGTTTGGGAAGACGGTCACGGAGAGTAAGAAGGACCCTATTAAGCTTTTGAAGTTGTTGGATATTTTCGCGTCGTTGAATAAGTTGAGGCTGGATTTCAACCGGCTTTTTGGTGGTGCGCCGTGTGTTGAGATACAGAATTTGACAAGGGATCTTATTAAGAGCGTGATTGATGGGGCTGCGGAGATTTTTTGGGAGCTTTTGGTTCAGGTGGAGTTGCAAAGGCCGAATCCACCCCCAATGGATGGTAATGTGCCGAGATTGGTGAGCTTTATCACTGATTACTGTAACAAGCTCCTTGGGGATGACTATAAACCAATACTGACTCAGGTCCTGATCATTCACAGAAGTTGGAAGCGCCAAAGCTTTCAGGAGAAACTCCTTGTCAACGAGATTTTGAACATAGTGAAGGCTGTTGAACAGAATGTGGAGACTTGGATCAAGGCTTATGATGATCCTATACTGTCCAACTTTTTTGCTATGAACAATCACTGGCATCTGTGCAAGCATTTGAAGGGGACAAAACTTGGGGAGCTCTTGGGGGATTCTTGGTTAAGGGAGCATGAACAGTATAAGGACTATTACTCTACCATCTTCTTGAGGGACAGTTGGGGAAAGCTTCCTGGACATTTGAGTAGGGAAGGGTTGATTCTTTTCTCGGGAGGGCGTGCCACTGCCCGTGACCTGGTCAAGAAAAGGTTGAAGAAGTTCAATGAAGTTTTCGATGAGATGTATGCGAAGCAGACAAGTTGGATCATGCCAGAACGAGATCTGAGGGAGAAGACATGCCAGCTTATAGTGCAAGCGGTGGTGCCTGTTTACCGCAGTTACATGCAGAATTATGGTCCTTTGGTTGAGCAAGATGCTAGCTCTACAAAATATGCAAAGTACACAGTGCAGAAGCTGGAGGAAATGCTTTTGTGTCTATATCGGCCAAGACCTGTAAGACATGGCAGCTTGAGAAGTTCAACATTTAGTGCAAAATATGGGAATGGAGTACCCGATCTTCGCAGAACAGCATCTGCAGTTGTGTAA